TTTGGAAACTGCTCTTTTCGTTTGACATGACGCTTTACATCTTTATTGAATCCTTCGATTAAATTCGTTGAATAGATACTACGACGAATAGCTGACGGAAAATCATAAAAGACAAGTAATGGTTGATTATTCATAATATTTCCAATGACCCTTGGATACGTTTTCTCCCAATTGAGTTTAAAAGTTTCCAAGGCTTCACAGGCAAGTTCATCGTTATCAGATTGATAAACGGCTTTAAAATCATGAAGAATTTCTTTGCGATCTTTGACACGTACTTTGGAAGAAATTTGTCTTGAAACATGAACAAGACAAATCTGATGTTTCGCTTTAGGATACACACGATGAAGGGCATCCGTCATGCCAGTTAAACCATCAGAAATAAAGAGTAATATGTGTTCAACACCACGTTGTTTAAAGCCATAGACAAGCTCTTCCCAAACATGTGCAGATTCCGTTGGTGCGATAGTAAAGTCTAACACTTCTTTTTTTCCATCTTCTGTGATGCCAACGGCAATATAGACAGCTTCTTTTTCCACTGTTTGACGTCGAATTGGGATATACGTGGCATCTAAATAGATACATACATATCTATTTTCAAGCTTACGCTCGTGAAAAGCTTTTACATCTTCAGCAACAAATTGTGACAAATTAGAAATCGTCTGTTTAGAATAATGGTGACCATACATTTTCTCGATGAGTTCTGTAATCTCAGACGTTGTGATTCCTTTTTGATACATGTGAATAACAAACTGTTCAAGTGTATCATTTGAACGCTTGTAAGGAGCGATGGTCCGTTGTTCAA
The genomic region above belongs to Massilibacterium senegalense and contains:
- a CDS encoding IS256 family transposase codes for the protein MNNLTTDLIEALAQKQDMEEVFRLHLENAINQLLKHELTCFLDYEPYERKGFHSGNSRNGYYDRSFKTEYGELNLRIPRDRNGEFEQRTIAPYKRSNDTLEQFVIHMYQKGITTSEITELIEKMYGHHYSKQTISNLSQFVAEDVKAFHERKLENRYVCIYLDATYIPIRRQTVEKEAVYIAVGITEDGKKEVLDFTIAPTESAHVWEELVYGFKQRGVEHILLFISDGLTGMTDALHRVYPKAKHQICLVHVSRQISSKVRVKDRKEILHDFKAVYQSDNDELACEALETFKLNWEKTYPRVIGNIMNNQPLLVFYDFPSAIRRSIYSTNLIEGFNKDVKRHVKRKEQFPNEDSLERFLVTRFLEYNQKFSMRCHRGFDQARAELIEMFDKLEAGVTV